The Nitratidesulfovibrio sp. SRB-5 genome includes a window with the following:
- the rplU gene encoding 50S ribosomal protein L21, giving the protein MYAIIETGGKQFRVEEGAKIFVEKLEAEAGSEIVIDKVLMLGGGAFSVGAPYVEGAKVTAEVVEHGRGEKLIVFKKWRRNDSRKKQGHRQDFTALKIKAIQA; this is encoded by the coding sequence ATGTACGCGATTATCGAAACGGGTGGCAAACAGTTCCGCGTCGAAGAAGGCGCCAAGATCTTCGTAGAGAAGCTCGAGGCCGAAGCCGGCAGCGAAATTGTCATCGATAAGGTTCTGATGCTGGGCGGCGGCGCGTTTTCCGTCGGCGCTCCCTATGTGGAAGGCGCGAAGGTCACCGCCGAGGTGGTCGAACACGGTCGCGGCGAAAAGCTCATCGTGTTCAAGAAGTGGCGCCGCAACGACTCCCGCAAGAAGCAGGGCCACCGTCAGGACTTCACGGCCCTGAAGATCAAGGCCATCCAGGCCTAG
- the rpmA gene encoding 50S ribosomal protein L27, whose translation MAHKKAGGSSRNGRDSAGQRRGVKRFGGEQVLAGNILVRQLGTRVHPGDNVGMGRDYTLFATVEGTVKYEKYTRKKKVQTRVHVVPAQA comes from the coding sequence ATGGCACATAAGAAAGCAGGCGGCAGCTCCCGCAACGGACGCGACAGCGCCGGACAACGCCGCGGCGTGAAGCGCTTCGGCGGCGAGCAGGTCCTGGCCGGCAACATTCTGGTTCGTCAGCTGGGCACCCGCGTGCACCCCGGCGACAACGTGGGCATGGGCAGGGACTACACCCTGTTCGCCACGGTCGAGGGCACCGTGAAGTACGAAAAGTACACCCGCAAGAAGAAGGTCCAGACCCGCGTGCACGTGGTGCCCGCCCAGGCGTAG
- the obgE gene encoding GTPase ObgE has protein sequence MRFVDEATITVRAGNGGNGCVSFRREKFVPRGGPDGGDGGDGGSVILRASTRLLSLYDFRLQRTYEAQNGQGGMGSQCHGRKGDDLTVELPVGTQIYEVTEDGETLLCDLSDPETVFVVAQGGRGGKGNEHFKSSTNRAPRFAQKGETGEVRSLRLELKILADAGLLGLPNAGKSTFISKVSAARPKIAAYPFTTLIPNLGVMIDDADPEQRLVIADIPGLIEGAHTGQGLGHRFLKHVERTRFLVHILSVEDVSLDSPDGPWSGFDLINEELVRFDADLGQRVQLQVVNKIDLRDPEDVQALRDRAAADGRTVHFMSALTGEGVEDVVAEMWRMRDELDNHEALVRLRETEEFDEEESDIEVIWVRE, from the coding sequence ATGCGCTTCGTCGACGAAGCCACCATTACGGTTCGCGCGGGCAACGGCGGCAACGGCTGCGTTTCGTTCCGCCGCGAAAAGTTCGTGCCGCGCGGCGGCCCCGACGGGGGCGACGGCGGCGACGGCGGCAGCGTCATCCTGCGCGCCTCCACCCGGCTGTTGTCGCTCTACGACTTCCGTCTGCAACGCACCTACGAGGCGCAGAACGGGCAGGGCGGCATGGGCAGCCAGTGCCATGGCCGCAAGGGCGACGACCTGACCGTGGAATTGCCCGTGGGCACCCAGATTTACGAGGTGACCGAGGACGGCGAAACCCTGCTGTGCGACCTTTCCGACCCGGAGACCGTCTTCGTGGTGGCGCAGGGCGGGCGCGGCGGCAAGGGCAACGAGCACTTCAAGTCGTCCACCAACCGCGCCCCGCGCTTTGCCCAGAAGGGCGAGACGGGAGAGGTGCGCTCGCTGCGCCTGGAACTGAAGATCCTGGCAGACGCGGGCCTGCTGGGCCTGCCCAACGCGGGCAAGTCCACCTTCATTTCCAAGGTGTCGGCGGCGCGGCCCAAGATCGCGGCCTATCCGTTCACCACGCTGATCCCCAACCTTGGCGTGATGATCGACGATGCCGACCCCGAGCAGCGGCTGGTCATCGCGGACATTCCGGGTCTCATCGAGGGGGCGCACACCGGACAGGGCCTTGGCCACCGCTTCCTGAAGCACGTGGAGCGCACCCGGTTTCTGGTGCACATCCTGAGCGTGGAAGACGTGTCCCTCGACAGTCCCGACGGCCCGTGGAGCGGCTTTGACCTCATCAACGAGGAACTGGTGCGCTTCGACGCGGACCTTGGCCAGCGGGTGCAGTTGCAGGTGGTCAACAAGATCGACCTGCGCGACCCCGAAGATGTGCAGGCCCTGCGCGACCGCGCCGCCGCCGATGGCCGTACCGTGCACTTCATGTCCGCGCTCACCGGCGAGGGGGTGGAGGACGTGGTGGCCGAGATGTGGCGCATGCGCGACGAGCTGGACAACCACGAGGCCCTGGTGCGCCTGCGCGAGACCGAGGAATTCGACGAGGAAGAAAGCGACATCGAGGTGATCTGGGTGCGCGAATAA
- the proB gene encoding glutamate 5-kinase, with protein sequence MSGRNEARQDQADTAGDWQAERRRALADARCVVVKVGSAVLTNGQGLDLAMVESLAGQLSAVQEGGRRVVLVSSGAVAAGRGVLRSCCEIAGMPHRQAASAIGQSRLMHHYDEAFARRGRISAQVLLTRDDLKSRNRFLNARNTFAALLDWGAIPVVNENDTVAVHDLKFGDNDCLASLLLNIVEADLFVNMTSAGGVFAENPQDNPDACVMDCIDDVHGLDLDGLCGGKTSVGTGGMYSKLLSARRAAQIGVPTLIVPGREPDVLARAFAGEAIGTWVRADARTVSRRKYWLAYQSDPAGTVTVDEGAARALLQGGKSLLPGGVCAVEGGFGSGALVRVAAQDGTVIGVGLSNYAAAELRRIMGHKRHEVAAILGDAHYPEVIHRDNLLLDAVV encoded by the coding sequence ATGTCCGGACGGAACGAGGCAAGGCAGGATCAGGCGGATACGGCGGGCGACTGGCAGGCCGAACGGCGCAGGGCGCTGGCGGATGCGCGTTGCGTCGTGGTCAAGGTGGGCAGCGCCGTGCTGACCAATGGCCAGGGGCTGGACCTTGCCATGGTGGAATCGCTGGCGGGCCAGCTTTCCGCCGTGCAGGAAGGCGGGCGCCGCGTGGTGCTGGTGTCTTCCGGCGCGGTGGCGGCGGGGCGCGGCGTGCTGCGCAGTTGCTGCGAGATCGCGGGCATGCCCCACCGGCAGGCGGCATCGGCCATCGGGCAGAGCCGCCTGATGCATCATTATGATGAAGCCTTTGCCCGGCGCGGGCGCATATCGGCCCAGGTTCTGCTTACCCGCGACGACCTGAAGAGCCGCAACCGCTTTCTCAACGCCCGCAATACCTTTGCCGCGCTGCTCGACTGGGGGGCCATCCCCGTGGTCAACGAGAACGACACCGTGGCCGTGCACGACCTGAAGTTCGGCGACAACGACTGCCTGGCCAGCCTGTTGCTGAACATCGTGGAAGCCGACCTGTTCGTGAACATGACCTCGGCGGGCGGCGTGTTTGCCGAAAATCCGCAGGACAACCCCGACGCCTGCGTCATGGACTGCATCGACGACGTGCACGGGCTGGACCTGGACGGGCTGTGCGGCGGCAAGACGTCCGTGGGCACCGGCGGCATGTATTCCAAGCTGCTGTCCGCGCGGCGCGCCGCGCAGATAGGCGTGCCCACGCTCATCGTGCCGGGGCGCGAGCCCGACGTGCTGGCCCGCGCCTTCGCCGGAGAGGCCATTGGCACCTGGGTGCGCGCCGACGCCCGCACCGTCTCGCGCCGCAAGTACTGGCTGGCCTACCAGTCGGACCCGGCAGGCACCGTCACCGTGGACGAGGGCGCGGCCCGCGCCCTGCTGCAGGGCGGCAAAAGCCTGCTGCCCGGCGGGGTGTGCGCGGTGGAAGGGGGCTTCGGCTCCGGTGCGCTGGTGCGCGTGGCCGCGCAGGACGGCACGGTCATCGGGGTGGGGCTTTCCAACTACGCGGCGGCTGAACTGCGGCGCATCATGGGCCACAAGCGCCACGAGGTGGCGGCCATCCTGGGCGACGCGCATTATCCGGAAGTTATTCACCGCGACAATCTGTTGCTGGATGCCGTGGTGTAG
- the thiD gene encoding bifunctional hydroxymethylpyrimidine kinase/phosphomethylpyrimidine kinase: MTVHAPHPTPPCILTIAGSDSGGGAGIQADLKAMTTLGGFGMSVITALTAQNGLGVTGIHAPDAEFVALQLTTVLDGFPVAGAKTGMLFSAPIIEAVADVLDARKTFPLVVDPVSVSQSGHRLLREDAVQALVRRVLPLADLLTPNRPEAEMLAGMDIATEADVREAVRRILAMGPKAVLLKGGHFEGSGDLVDWLGLPGTAPNGAPEIIALSQPRVDTPNNHGTGCTLSAAIATCLGLGMDLLPAVQRAQRYLNLCLRESYTPGQGFGPPNHAAPLTLREF, encoded by the coding sequence ATGACCGTACACGCACCGCACCCCACGCCCCCCTGCATCCTGACCATCGCCGGATCCGATTCCGGCGGCGGCGCGGGCATCCAGGCGGACCTGAAGGCCATGACCACCCTCGGCGGCTTCGGCATGAGCGTCATCACCGCGCTCACGGCCCAGAACGGCCTTGGCGTCACCGGCATCCACGCCCCGGACGCGGAGTTCGTGGCCCTGCAACTGACCACCGTGCTGGACGGCTTTCCCGTGGCCGGGGCCAAGACGGGCATGCTGTTTTCCGCGCCCATCATCGAGGCCGTGGCCGACGTGCTGGACGCCCGCAAGACCTTTCCGCTGGTGGTGGACCCGGTGTCCGTGAGCCAGAGCGGGCACCGCCTGCTGCGCGAAGACGCCGTGCAGGCTCTGGTGCGCCGCGTGCTGCCCCTGGCCGACCTGTTGACCCCCAATCGCCCCGAGGCGGAAATGCTGGCGGGCATGGACATCGCCACCGAAGCCGACGTCCGTGAGGCGGTGCGCCGCATCCTGGCCATGGGACCGAAGGCGGTACTGCTGAAGGGCGGCCACTTCGAGGGCAGCGGCGACCTGGTGGACTGGCTGGGCCTGCCCGGCACCGCGCCGAACGGCGCACCGGAGATCATCGCGCTTTCCCAGCCCCGCGTGGATACCCCCAACAACCATGGCACCGGCTGCACCCTGTCCGCCGCCATCGCCACCTGTCTTGGCCTCGGCATGGACCTGTTGCCCGCCGTGCAGCGCGCCCAGCGTTACCTGAACCTGTGCCTGCGCGAAAGCTACACGCCGGGTCAGGGCTTCGGCCCGCCCAACCATGCCGCACCCCTGACCCTGCGGGAGTTCTAG
- a CDS encoding PAS domain-containing sensor histidine kinase — MTPTLPTFHAPAERSPDADLLRQAGLFRDPTLISLLDSVTDIVLILNRHRQIVFVNRNLLELLSLSDGANLLGLRPGELFHCENACDGPGGCGTADGCRECGAVKAVLCALGDERRVEECRITQRKGDDVLAYDLKVCATPFDRDGERFIIFAINDISHEKRRRALERIFFHDILNTAGGLRNLAQMILEEVPLDLRGDTMLLHRFSNALVEEIVTQKLLLAAETDELPVDPHPVDGVELLRDVANLYAGHEAARGRTLTVLSCAADTAMVTDSTLLGRVLGNLVKNALEATPEQGEVVLGCDCDGECVTFRVRNPGYIRPDVQRQIFQRSFSTKGMGRGLGTYSIRLLTQNYLKGRVGFETSPSGWTEFRVCLPRDAFNGTATCESGMPDAPGDIRHDLPGLAPTWAREQEQIPGEDSPWNDNGCARGGDATAWGSDDTAAARSGR; from the coding sequence ATGACCCCGACCCTGCCCACGTTCCACGCCCCCGCAGAACGCTCGCCCGACGCCGACCTGCTGCGCCAGGCCGGGCTGTTCCGCGATCCCACCCTGATCAGCCTGCTCGATTCAGTGACGGACATCGTGCTGATCCTGAACCGGCACCGCCAGATCGTCTTCGTCAACCGCAACCTGCTGGAACTGCTGTCCCTGTCCGACGGCGCCAACCTGCTGGGGCTGCGCCCCGGCGAACTGTTCCACTGCGAGAACGCCTGTGATGGCCCCGGCGGTTGCGGCACGGCGGACGGGTGCCGCGAATGCGGGGCGGTAAAGGCGGTGCTGTGCGCCCTGGGCGACGAGCGCAGGGTGGAGGAATGCCGCATCACCCAGCGCAAGGGCGACGACGTGCTGGCCTACGACCTCAAGGTCTGCGCCACGCCGTTCGACCGGGACGGCGAGCGGTTCATCATTTTCGCCATCAACGACATCAGCCATGAAAAGCGGCGGCGCGCGCTGGAACGCATCTTTTTCCACGACATCCTGAACACGGCGGGCGGGCTGCGCAACCTGGCCCAGATGATCCTGGAGGAAGTGCCCCTGGACCTGCGCGGCGACACCATGCTGCTGCACCGTTTTTCCAACGCGCTGGTGGAAGAGATCGTTACCCAGAAGCTGCTGCTGGCCGCAGAGACCGACGAACTGCCGGTGGACCCGCACCCCGTGGACGGGGTGGAACTGCTGCGCGACGTGGCCAACCTGTACGCCGGGCACGAGGCGGCGCGGGGGCGCACCCTCACCGTGCTGTCCTGCGCCGCGGACACGGCCATGGTCACGGATTCCACGCTGCTGGGCCGGGTGCTGGGCAATCTGGTCAAGAACGCGCTCGAGGCCACCCCCGAGCAGGGCGAGGTGGTGCTTGGCTGCGACTGCGACGGGGAGTGCGTTACCTTTCGGGTGCGCAACCCCGGCTACATCCGGCCCGACGTGCAGCGCCAGATATTCCAGCGCTCGTTTTCCACCAAGGGGATGGGGCGGGGGCTTGGCACCTACAGCATCCGCCTGCTGACGCAGAACTACCTGAAGGGCCGGGTGGGCTTTGAAACGTCGCCCTCGGGCTGGACGGAATTTCGCGTGTGCCTGCCGCGCGACGCCTTCAACGGCACGGCTACCTGCGAATCCGGCATGCCCGATGCCCCCGGCGATATCCGCCATGACCTGCCGGGTCTTGCCCCCACGTGGGCGCGCGAGCAGGAGCAGATCCCTGGTGAAGACTCGCCGTGGAACGACAACGGCTGCGCGCGCGGTGGCGACGCAACAGCATGGGGGAGCGATGACACAGCCGCTGCGCGTTCTGGTCGCTGA
- a CDS encoding PAS domain S-box protein: MTQPLRVLVAEDDAVGAALLRGLLVREGHVVIGPAAMGEEAVRLARDERPDAVLMDIWLAGDMNGVEATRAITADFDIPVILVTGATEATDHELMEQVVGSGALGFMSKPVTGDALRVNLRIVRHHTRLHARLRDSELRYRSIFDNAVVGIYMADPEGRYLVSNRAFAQMLGWSGPGELVSGVRSMDEQIYEAPGRRQELLARLRAEGTVTGFVSQVYGRDGDLLWVSEHCTAVHDWAGELLHYEGIVVNVTARIEAEQRWRTTLGILRSTIDAMPDHVVLLDLDRNVIMANASWVRQVCGPGLPDAASTADAGGAVDGSVMVRCPDCVAEDGGLTPLDRFLHEGGHQSGPVRLLPGGDPCVCSVSPYRAPDGTVIGAVLVLRRDGEGCLAGSEGLAARVDMAGHRGV; this comes from the coding sequence ATGACACAGCCGCTGCGCGTTCTGGTCGCTGAGGACGACGCCGTCGGCGCGGCCCTGCTGCGCGGGCTGCTGGTCCGCGAGGGCCACGTGGTGATCGGCCCCGCCGCCATGGGCGAGGAGGCCGTGCGCCTGGCCCGGGACGAGCGGCCCGACGCCGTGCTCATGGACATCTGGCTGGCCGGGGACATGAACGGCGTGGAGGCCACCCGCGCCATCACCGCCGACTTCGACATCCCGGTCATTCTGGTCACCGGCGCCACCGAGGCCACGGACCACGAACTCATGGAACAGGTAGTGGGCAGCGGCGCCCTGGGCTTCATGTCCAAGCCGGTCACCGGCGACGCCCTGCGCGTGAACCTGCGCATCGTGCGCCACCACACCCGCCTGCACGCACGGCTGCGCGACAGCGAACTGCGTTACCGTTCCATCTTCGACAACGCCGTGGTGGGCATCTACATGGCCGACCCGGAAGGGCGTTACCTGGTGTCCAACCGCGCCTTCGCCCAGATGCTGGGCTGGTCCGGACCGGGCGAACTGGTATCCGGCGTGCGCTCCATGGACGAGCAGATTTACGAGGCGCCGGGGCGGCGGCAGGAACTGCTGGCCCGCCTGCGCGCCGAAGGCACGGTGACGGGCTTCGTCTCGCAGGTGTACGGGCGCGACGGCGACCTGTTGTGGGTATCGGAACATTGCACCGCCGTGCACGACTGGGCGGGTGAACTGCTGCACTACGAGGGCATCGTGGTCAACGTCACCGCCCGCATCGAGGCGGAGCAGCGCTGGCGCACCACCCTCGGCATCCTGCGCAGCACCATCGACGCCATGCCCGACCACGTGGTGCTGCTGGACCTGGATCGCAACGTGATCATGGCCAATGCCTCGTGGGTGCGGCAAGTGTGCGGGCCGGGGCTTCCCGATGCCGCGAGCACTGCGGATGCGGGAGGCGCGGTGGACGGCTCGGTCATGGTGCGCTGCCCCGACTGCGTGGCCGAGGATGGCGGCCTCACGCCCCTCGACCGTTTTCTGCACGAGGGCGGGCACCAGTCCGGCCCCGTGCGCCTGCTGCCCGGCGGCGACCCGTGCGTGTGCAGCGTTTCGCCCTACCGGGCGCCGGACGGCACGGTCATCGGGGCGGTGCTGGTGCTGCGGCGCGATGGCGAGGGATGCCTTGCCGGTTCCGAAGGGCTTGCCGCGCGGGTGGACATGGCGGGGCACCGGGGGGTGTGA
- a CDS encoding methyl-accepting chemotaxis protein: protein MGIRQKLFLPFALSVLLLGGGAYWFLAGELTDLKGVFLRQMARAKANEVSQSVELLAAQALEQAALFSQLPAVQAAYATALSGRIDDEKDPMAQQAREALRRELAAHLASFEAVTGRKFKLHFHLPNGRSLVRLWSKKQIKRDGQDIDVSDDISSFRKTVMDVNRTGQPMKGIEVGRGGFDIRGVSPVKGADGKQIGSVEVLIEFAPLLKIASSAEGEDVLLYMNASLGSLAQGMSDTTKYPRVGNDFIFAAGNPQIPAAALVTPQLLAAGKAGLSTAEGGDTALVAFPVKDYRGEQVGVFVHASNISGATAIFERFSGIMLGALLALLAVPGVVFSVLVSRFVTTPVSRVVSLIRDITEDRANLNDRLNDAGRDEISQLARWFNRLMGKIEDILCSVEGYKNVVNAIPDPVFAVDDDYNIILANTAVARIAGADDGEKVRGRKCSSIFNASICGTSKCPINQAMQRGGRYEADIVELNILGQTRFVRPYGDIVRDCHGNKAGYLEVASDVSELVMKERDLHAHMERMKQVNAELVSVAGQVADATGAIESQTEGVMRGTENQRGLITESVTAIEQMNATIMEVARSAANASRQADSGQARAQEGARVVDEAVTAIGQVSSLTGVLRGNLGELGRQAEGIGQIMNVISDIADQTNLLALNAAIEAARAGDAGRGFAVVADEVRKLAEKTMNATQEVRRSIETIQSGAARNIASMEEVAGAVDNATSLAGRSGEALREIVALVNDTSAQVTSIATAAEEQSAASEEITRSVSQVSELSDDTAHRMEEAARAINDLGALAARLREIVQG from the coding sequence ATGGGCATTCGGCAAAAACTCTTTCTCCCCTTCGCGCTGTCGGTTCTGTTGCTGGGCGGCGGCGCATACTGGTTTCTGGCGGGCGAACTGACGGACCTGAAGGGGGTCTTCCTGCGCCAGATGGCACGAGCCAAGGCCAACGAGGTGAGCCAGTCGGTGGAACTGCTGGCGGCTCAGGCACTGGAACAGGCCGCGCTGTTCTCGCAGCTGCCGGCAGTGCAGGCGGCCTACGCCACGGCGCTTTCCGGCAGGATAGACGATGAAAAGGATCCCATGGCGCAGCAGGCGCGCGAAGCCCTGCGCCGCGAGCTTGCCGCGCACCTTGCCTCGTTCGAGGCGGTGACGGGCCGCAAGTTCAAGCTGCATTTCCACCTGCCCAACGGGCGCAGCCTGGTGCGGCTGTGGAGCAAGAAGCAGATCAAGCGCGACGGGCAGGACATCGACGTTTCCGACGACATTTCCTCCTTCCGCAAGACCGTGATGGACGTGAACCGCACCGGCCAGCCCATGAAGGGCATAGAAGTGGGGCGCGGGGGCTTCGACATTCGCGGCGTTTCGCCGGTAAAGGGCGCGGACGGCAAGCAGATCGGCTCCGTGGAGGTGCTCATCGAGTTCGCGCCGCTGCTCAAGATCGCCTCCAGCGCAGAAGGCGAGGACGTGCTGCTGTACATGAACGCCTCGCTGGGGTCGCTGGCCCAGGGCATGAGCGACACGACCAAGTACCCGCGCGTGGGCAACGACTTCATCTTTGCCGCGGGCAATCCGCAGATTCCCGCCGCCGCGCTGGTCACCCCGCAACTGCTGGCCGCCGGAAAGGCCGGGCTGAGCACCGCCGAGGGCGGCGACACCGCCCTGGTGGCCTTCCCGGTCAAGGATTACCGGGGCGAGCAGGTGGGCGTGTTCGTGCACGCATCGAACATCAGCGGGGCCACGGCCATCTTCGAGCGCTTCTCGGGCATCATGCTGGGCGCGCTGCTGGCCCTGCTGGCGGTGCCCGGGGTGGTGTTCTCGGTGCTGGTGTCGCGCTTCGTCACCACGCCCGTGTCCCGCGTGGTGTCGCTTATCCGCGACATCACCGAGGACCGCGCCAACCTGAACGACCGCCTGAACGATGCGGGCCGTGACGAGATCAGCCAGTTGGCCCGGTGGTTCAACCGGCTCATGGGCAAGATCGAGGACATCCTGTGCTCGGTCGAAGGCTACAAGAACGTGGTCAACGCCATTCCCGACCCGGTGTTTGCCGTGGACGACGACTATAACATCATCCTCGCCAACACCGCCGTGGCGCGCATCGCCGGGGCGGACGACGGCGAGAAGGTGCGCGGTCGCAAGTGCAGTTCCATCTTCAACGCCTCCATCTGCGGCACCTCCAAGTGCCCCATCAACCAGGCCATGCAGCGTGGTGGCCGGTACGAGGCGGACATCGTGGAGCTGAACATCCTTGGCCAGACCCGCTTCGTGCGCCCCTACGGCGACATCGTGCGCGACTGCCACGGCAACAAGGCCGGGTACCTGGAAGTTGCCAGCGACGTTTCCGAACTGGTGATGAAGGAACGCGACCTGCACGCCCACATGGAGCGCATGAAACAGGTCAACGCCGAACTGGTCTCCGTGGCCGGACAGGTGGCCGACGCCACCGGGGCCATCGAGAGCCAGACCGAGGGCGTGATGCGCGGCACCGAAAACCAGCGCGGGCTGATCACCGAATCGGTGACCGCCATCGAACAGATGAACGCCACCATCATGGAGGTGGCGCGCAGCGCCGCCAACGCCTCGCGCCAGGCCGACAGCGGCCAGGCACGGGCTCAGGAAGGCGCCCGGGTGGTGGACGAGGCGGTGACGGCCATCGGGCAGGTCAGCAGCCTTACCGGCGTGCTGCGCGGCAACCTTGGCGAACTGGGGCGGCAGGCCGAAGGCATTGGCCAGATCATGAACGTGATCAGCGACATTGCCGATCAGACCAACCTGCTGGCACTGAATGCCGCCATCGAGGCGGCCCGCGCGGGCGATGCCGGGCGCGGTTTTGCCGTGGTGGCGGACGAGGTGCGCAAGCTGGCGGAAAAGACCATGAACGCCACGCAGGAGGTGCGCCGGTCCATAGAGACCATCCAGTCCGGGGCCGCGCGCAACATCGCCAGCATGGAAGAGGTGGCCGGCGCCGTGGACAACGCCACGTCGCTGGCGGGCCGTTCCGGCGAGGCGCTGCGCGAGATAGTGGCCCTGGTCAACGACACCTCGGCCCAGGTCACGTCCATCGCCACGGCGGCGGAGGAGCAGTCCGCCGCCAGCGAGGAGATTACCCGCAGCGTGAGCCAGGTCAGCGAGCTGTCCGACGACACCGCCCACCGCATGGAAGAAGCGGCGCGGGCCATCAACGACCTGGGCGCGCTGGCCGCGCGCCTGCGCGAGATCGTGCAGGGCTGA
- a CDS encoding helix-turn-helix domain-containing protein, with the protein MAKTTFTLAEAADLLSCHKETLRRAIKDGTLRAARLGRGYRISRSDLEAFWTAQGGGALFGDGESPADVPPAERPAPSKAKKPEGPRQLTLPTS; encoded by the coding sequence ATGGCCAAGACCACCTTCACCCTTGCGGAAGCGGCGGATCTCCTGAGCTGTCACAAGGAGACGCTTCGCCGCGCCATCAAGGACGGCACGTTGCGGGCTGCCCGCCTGGGGCGCGGCTACCGCATCTCGCGCAGTGACCTGGAAGCCTTCTGGACCGCGCAGGGCGGCGGTGCGCTGTTCGGCGACGGAGAATCCCCGGCGGATGTGCCGCCCGCGGAACGACCGGCGCCGAGCAAGGCGAAGAAGCCGGAAGGCCCCCGACAGCTAACCCTTCCCACATCGTGA
- a CDS encoding isoamylase early set domain-containing protein: MALTKQFLKSRPACKVKFRLEPDEVGQATEVYLVGEFNDWNERATPMRRLKDGGFTAEVELETGREYRFRYLLAGGASGWLNDGRADSYEYCPFARTDNSLVSV; encoded by the coding sequence ATGGCATTGACGAAGCAGTTCCTGAAGAGCAGGCCGGCCTGCAAGGTGAAGTTCCGCCTCGAACCCGACGAAGTGGGACAGGCCACCGAGGTGTACCTTGTGGGCGAATTCAACGACTGGAACGAACGCGCCACCCCCATGCGCCGCCTGAAGGACGGCGGCTTCACCGCAGAGGTGGAGCTGGAGACGGGGCGCGAATACCGCTTCCGCTACCTGCTGGCGGGCGGCGCTTCCGGCTGGCTCAACGATGGCCGGGCCGACAGCTACGAGTATTGCCCCTTCGCGCGGACCGACAACTCGCTGGTCAGTGTCTAG
- a CDS encoding GGDEF domain-containing protein, giving the protein MAGNGGGGAQRSRARLLRLAQGAALGLGAPLGWQVLRWLFDLTPIHHRYELVLNVYMAVGGVLVFAVFGYHLGRKEQRLERLTLVDPLTSLYNRRHFELMLEAEFARHQRDGSDLSLLMLDLDHFKQVNDTWGHQEGDQVLMTLAGILRAGLRAQDVAARVGGEEFAVIMPGVGGAGALAAAERLRIAVRDGIFLVGPGTRIPVRISIGVASTERLVVSNPTELFRLADDALYRAKGLGRDRVEPAWPGGGEEQLGSC; this is encoded by the coding sequence ATGGCGGGCAACGGCGGGGGTGGTGCGCAACGATCAAGGGCCCGGTTGCTGCGGCTGGCCCAGGGGGCCGCGCTGGGCCTTGGCGCGCCGCTGGGCTGGCAGGTGCTGCGCTGGCTGTTCGATCTCACGCCCATCCACCACCGGTACGAACTGGTGCTCAACGTCTACATGGCCGTGGGCGGGGTGCTGGTGTTCGCCGTGTTCGGCTATCATCTGGGCCGCAAGGAACAGCGCCTGGAACGGCTGACCCTGGTGGACCCCCTGACATCGCTGTACAACCGCAGGCATTTCGAGCTGATGCTGGAAGCAGAGTTCGCCCGGCACCAGCGCGACGGCAGCGATCTTTCGCTGCTCATGCTCGACCTGGACCACTTCAAGCAGGTCAACGACACCTGGGGCCACCAGGAAGGCGACCAGGTGCTGATGACCCTGGCGGGCATCCTGCGCGCGGGCCTGCGCGCCCAGGACGTGGCCGCGCGGGTGGGCGGCGAGGAATTCGCCGTGATCATGCCCGGCGTGGGCGGCGCGGGCGCCCTGGCCGCCGCCGAGCGGCTGCGCATCGCCGTGCGCGACGGCATTTTCCTGGTGGGGCCGGGCACGCGCATTCCGGTGCGCATCTCCATCGGCGTGGCCAGCACCGAACGGTTGGTCGTTTCCAACCCCACGGAACTGTTCCGCCTGGCGGACGACGCCCTGTACCGGGCCAAGGGACTGGGCCGGGACCGGGTGGAACCCGCATGGCCGGGCGGCGGCGAGGAGCAGTTGGGCTCCTGTTGA